From a single Silene latifolia isolate original U9 population chromosome 6, ASM4854445v1, whole genome shotgun sequence genomic region:
- the LOC141586280 gene encoding nitrate reductase [NADH]-like, giving the protein MATSVDRQYHPVAPPRVNGVNGVVKSPFTTHRSDSPVRNCNFNLPGNEPFPNPFIKNTEKIYSNGKKLEFSDSDDDDENEINGWNELIKKGNSELEPSILDSRDEGTADHWIERNSSLIRLTGKHPFNSEPPLTRLMHHGFLTPVPLHYVRNHGPVPHAKWEDWTVEVTGLVKKPTRFTMNQLVNEFQFRELPVTLVCAGNRRKEQNMVKQSIGFNWGAAAVSTSVWRGVPLRDVLKRCGIMSSKKGALNICFEGAEDLPGGGGSKYGTSVRKELALDPARDIMLAYMQNGELLAPDHGFPVRMIIPGFIGGRMVKWLKRIVVTTVESDNYYHYKDNRVLPSHVDAELANSEAWWYKPEHIINDLNINSVITTPCHEEILPINAWTTQRPYTLRGYAYSGGGKKVTRVEVTMDGGETWQVAELDIQEKPSKYGKYWCWCFWSLEVEVLDLLGAKEIAVRAWDETLNTQPEKLIWNLMGMMNNCWFRVKTNMCKPHRGEIGIVFEHPTQPGNKSGGWMARERHLELSDAVTHSLKRTASTPFMNTNSKMYSMSEVKKHSTADSAWIVVHGHVYDATRFLKDHPGGSDSILINAGTDCTEEFDAIHSAKAKKMLEDYRIGELITTGYQSDSTTSSPGNSVHGGSLMSSLAPITEIAPFRNVALKPREKIPCKLIEKVSLSHDVRRFRFGLPSKDQVLGLPCGKHIFVCATVDDKLCMRAYTPTSTIDEVGYFDLVIKVYMKGQHPKFPNGGLLSQHLDSLSLGSILEVKGPLGHIEYLGKGNFMVHGKPKFAKKLAMISGGTGITPIYQIMQAILKDPEDETEMHVVYANRTEDDILLRDELDKWAVDYKDKVKVWYVVEKANEEWKYDTGFISEKILRDHVPESGNDVLALTCGPPPMIQFAVQPNLEKMGYDIKEQLLVF; this is encoded by the exons ATGGCTACTTCGGTAGACCGTCAGTATCACCCAGTGGCGCCACCCCGTGTGAATGGTGTAAACGGGGTTGTTAAGTCCCCATTTACCACTCACCGTTCCGACTCACCGGTTCGGAACTGTAATTTTAATCTCCCTGGTAACGAGCCTTTCCCAAATCCTTTTATTAAAAATACTGAAAAAATTTACTCCAATGGTAAAAAGTTAGAATTTAGCgatagtgatgatgatgacgaaaATGAGATCAACGGTTGGAATGAGTTGATTAAGAAAGGGAACAGTGAATTGGAACCGTCCATTTTGGACAGCCGTGATGAAGGTACGGCGGATCATTGGATTGAACGTAATTCGTCGTTGATCCGTCTTACTGGAAAACATCCGTTCAATTCGGAGCCTCCATTAACCCGTTTGATGCACCACGGGTTTTTGACTCCAGTCCCGTTACACTATGTTAGAAACCACGGTCCAGTTCCCCACGCTAAGTGGGAAGACTGGACCGTGGAAGTGACCGGGTTGGTTAAGAAACCAACCCGTTTCACTATGAACCAGTTAGTTAATGAGTTCCAGTTCCGCGAGCTCCCAGTCACACTGGTGTGTGCTGGGAACCGCAGAAAGGAACAAAATATGGTTAAGCAAAGTATTGGTTTCAATTGGGGTGCAGCCGCCGTATCTACATCGGTATGGCGGGGTGTTCCCTTAAGAGACGTGTTGAAAAGATGTGGAATAATGAGTTCTAAGAAAGGCGCCCTCAATATATGTTTTGAGGGCGCTGAGGACCTGCCTGGTGGTGGCGGGTCCAAATATGGGACAAGTGTAAGAAAAGAACTCGCTTTGGATCCTGCACGTGACATTATGCTCGCGTACATGCAAAATGGCGAACTTTTAGCTCCGGATCACGGATTTCCGGTCAGAATGATTATTCCGGGATTTATCGGTGGACGTATGGTTAAATGGTTGAAAAGGATTGTCGTAACAACAGTCGAGTCCGATAATTACTACCATTACAAGGATAATAGAGTTCTTCCTTCTCATGTCGATGCTGAACTTGCAAACTCTGAAG CATGGTGGTACAAACCGGAGCATATAATAAATGATCTGAATATTAACTCGGTGATAACCACACCATGCCACGAAGAGATCTTGCCCATTAACGCGTGGACAACTCAACGCCCTTACACCTTAAGGGGTTATGCTTACTCTG gaGGAGGAAAGAAAGTGACAAGAGTAGAAGTGACAATGGATGGTGGAGAAACATGGCAAGTAGCCGAGTTGGACATCCAAGAGAAGCCAAGTAAATATGGCAAATACTGGTGTTGGTGTTTCTGGTCCTTAGAAGTTGAAGTACTTGATTTGCTTGGTGCTAAAGAGATTGCGGTTCGTGCTTGGGACGAGACTCTCAATACTCAACCCGAAAAACTCATTTGGAATCTCATG GGTATGATGAACAATTGTTGGTTCCGTGTGAAGACTAACATGTGCAAGCCACATAGGGGTGAAATCGGAATTGTGTTCGAGCACCCGACCCAACCGGGTAACAAATCGGGTGGATGGATGGCGCGTGAGCGTCACCTTGAGCTCTCGGATGCAGTTACTCACTCTTTGAAGCGTACGGCTTCCACCCCGTTCATGAATACCAACTCTAAAATGTACTCGATGTCTGAGGTGAAAAAGCATAGCACAGCCGATTCAGCGTGGATTGTGGTTCATGGACACGTGTATGATGCGACCCGCTTCCTCAAGGACCACCCGGGTGGGTCCGATAGTATTTTGATCAATGCTGGGACTGATTGTACCGAGGAATTTGATGCAATTCACTCGGCCAAGGCTAAGAAAATGCTCGAGGACTATAGAATTGGTGAACTAATTACCACGGGTTATCAATCGGattcaacaacctcatcacccgGTAATTCCGTCCATGGTGGGTCCCTTATGTCTAGCCTTGCACCAATCACTGAAATTGCCCCATTTCGAAATGTAGCACTCAAACCGCGAGAAAAGATCCCTTGCAAGCTCATCGAGAAGGTCTCACTATCTCACGATGTGAGAAGATTTCGATTTGGGTTACCGTCAAAGGACCAAGTGCTCGGCCTCCCATGCGGGAAGCACATATTCGTCTGCGCGACCGTCGATGATAAGCTTTGTATGAGAGCCTACACTCCCACAAGCACAATTGATGAAGTTGGCTACTTTGATCTTGTAATCAAGGTTTACATGAAGGGACAACATCCAAAATTTCCCAATGGTGGGCTCTTATCCCAACATTTGGATAGTTTATCATTGGGCTCAATTTTGGAAGTGAAAGGTCCATTGGGCCACATTGAGTACTTAGGAAAGGGAAATTTCATGGTCCATGGGAAGCCCAAGTTTGCTAAGAAGTTGGCTATGATTTCGGGTGGTACCGGGATAACTCCAATTTATCAG ATCATGCAAGCGATACTGAAAGACCCAGAGGATGAGACCGAGATGCACGTGGTGTACGCGAATCGGACGGAGGACGATATTCTATTAAGAGATGAACTTGATAAATGGGCCGTTGATTACAAGGACAAAGTAAAAGTATGGTATGTCGTGGAAAAAGCAAATGAAGAGTGGAAATATGATACTGGTTTTATTAGTGAGAAGATTCTTAGAGATCACGTGCCGGAATCTGGAAATGATGTGTTGGCACTCACGTGCGGGCCTCCTCCTATGATCCAATTTGCAGTCCAGCCCAATTTGGAGAAAATGGGTTATGATATTAAAGAACAATTATTagtattttaa